The Alkalibacter saccharofermentans DSM 14828 genome has a window encoding:
- a CDS encoding FHA domain-containing protein, with the protein MFEILSTVFRYIFIVIIYYFVYGIIRLIYLDISTTTHTGKKLSGKDPYLKLINRRESLNFRVEESYFLDGATSLGRSNKNEICIKDPFLSGEHAAFHNKKGAWYVYDLGSKNGTFVNDEQIDSQPYELTDGDTVHLGQLNFIFVDVREV; encoded by the coding sequence ATGTTTGAGATACTTTCAACTGTTTTTAGATATATTTTTATAGTCATAATATATTATTTTGTTTATGGGATTATCCGGCTCATATACCTAGACATATCAACTACGACCCATACCGGCAAAAAGCTCAGCGGTAAAGATCCATATTTAAAGCTCATAAACAGGAGAGAAAGCTTGAACTTTAGAGTTGAAGAGAGTTATTTTCTTGATGGGGCAACATCTTTGGGAAGATCCAACAAAAACGAGATATGCATCAAGGACCCTTTTCTATCAGGAGAACACGCTGCTTTTCACAACAAGAAAGGCGCATGGTACGTGTACGATTTAGGCAGCAAAAACGGAACATTTGTCAACGATGAACAAATTGATTCTCAACCATATGAGCTGACTGACGGGGATACTGTGCATCTGGGTCAGCTTAATTTTATTTTCGTTGATGTCAGAGAGGTTTGA
- a CDS encoding Fe-only nitrogenase accessory AnfO family protein — protein MKIACCLDKNDKIVSINDWSALKIFEIDNFKTRQVQEIFSSRSSSDSLSDRRNFANYVLSSLGDCKILLASKITGIFYNLLESAGFELWEVDGDLSDILNSFIPMMDDTTPKNPSATQTGLLKKDEGILTFNLKEALIQFPDASSKKLLLPLLEETPFFQLNVLCGHIPPWFETTLKNMGFDYKAVELENKLVKAVIEKKVCSS, from the coding sequence ATGAAAATCGCATGCTGCTTGGATAAAAACGACAAAATCGTCTCTATAAACGATTGGTCCGCCCTGAAAATATTTGAAATCGACAACTTTAAAACCAGGCAGGTTCAAGAAATATTTTCAAGCCGATCTAGTTCTGATTCCTTAAGTGATAGGCGAAATTTTGCCAATTACGTTCTTTCCTCACTTGGAGATTGTAAAATACTTTTAGCCTCAAAAATAACAGGTATTTTCTATAATTTACTTGAAAGTGCAGGATTTGAGCTTTGGGAAGTCGATGGAGATCTTTCAGATATATTAAACAGCTTTATACCAATGATGGATGATACCACGCCGAAAAATCCTTCTGCCACACAAACCGGTCTTTTAAAAAAGGATGAAGGCATATTGACCTTTAACCTTAAAGAGGCTCTAATTCAATTCCCTGACGCTTCATCTAAGAAATTATTACTTCCGCTACTTGAAGAAACACCCTTTTTTCAGCTTAATGTTTTATGCGGGCACATACCGCCCTGGTTTGAAACCACTTTAAAAAACATGGGCTTCGATTATAAGGCGGTAGAACTGGAAAACAAGCTAGTCAAAGCGGTTATTGAAAAGAAGGTTTGCAGCAGTTAG
- a CDS encoding ABC transporter ATP-binding protein, with product MIYKKDGKIALKDVNINIEKGEFAALLGQNGAGKTTLINILSGNVKKTSGKIYIGGYDLDKNELETKKLLGVVPQESGFDNFFSVEEVLKKQSGYFGIKRNKEYIHHLLNQLNLFEKRNNYIRELSGGMKRRFQMAKALVHKPEIFILDEPTAGVDIEMRHNMYDFLLELHKSGLTIILTTHYIEEAERLCDRIMVINSGEIVADEPKEILMDRFGREVRVSICFDGPVDAQEWESLKKFHAEVTHHNQIDFKVDKAKLPVLLNAIALKRGDFVDISIEREKLEDVYLQLIKSRKE from the coding sequence ATGATTTATAAAAAGGATGGAAAAATCGCTCTTAAAGACGTAAACATCAATATAGAAAAAGGTGAATTTGCAGCTCTTCTCGGGCAAAACGGAGCTGGCAAGACCACGCTTATAAACATATTGTCCGGAAACGTAAAAAAAACCTCCGGCAAGATATACATAGGTGGATATGACTTAGACAAAAACGAACTTGAAACAAAAAAGCTGTTGGGAGTCGTTCCCCAGGAAAGTGGATTTGACAATTTCTTTTCTGTCGAGGAAGTTTTAAAAAAACAATCCGGCTATTTTGGAATCAAGAGGAATAAGGAATATATCCATCATCTTCTCAATCAGCTAAATCTGTTTGAAAAGCGAAACAACTATATAAGGGAACTGTCAGGAGGCATGAAAAGAAGGTTTCAGATGGCCAAGGCTCTGGTTCACAAGCCTGAAATCTTCATACTTGACGAGCCTACAGCCGGAGTGGATATCGAAATGCGCCATAATATGTACGACTTCCTCCTCGAGCTTCACAAGTCAGGCTTGACGATAATACTGACTACTCATTATATAGAGGAGGCAGAAAGACTTTGCGACAGGATAATGGTAATCAATTCAGGAGAGATCGTTGCCGACGAGCCCAAAGAAATCTTAATGGATAGATTCGGCCGGGAGGTTAGAGTGTCGATTTGCTTTGATGGTCCGGTGGATGCGCAGGAGTGGGAATCCTTAAAAAAGTTTCACGCAGAGGTTACTCATCATAACCAAATTGACTTCAAGGTTGACAAAGCCAAGCTTCCGGTCCTCTTAAACGCCATAGCCCTTAAAAGAGGAGATTTTGTCGATATATCAATTGAGAGAGAAAAGCTTGAAGATGTATACCTTCAGCTTATAAAAAGCAGAAAGGAATAA
- a CDS encoding FtsW/RodA/SpoVE family cell cycle protein: protein MDNIYSIYKPVRMVMLFNVLAFILIFFYEGNNDYSTLLWGLGIIMLIYLVYTLIKWKSWGDEYLFLIASMLVSIGLVMIYRLNPEIGQKQIIWFLGGTCLFFFIYLLFNALPVWSSKRLYYIYPLLSFILFSLTLFFGRRIGGAINWISIAGITIQPWEIIKLLFVFFSASYYKHRDSLESLNFTVKGHDIQVKSIYIYGILSYMHMGFLILQREWGGALLFFSIYFTLLYIFESNVKFMIANVILAALGGLSGILFLSHIQTRIDIWLDPWADISGKGYQITQSLFAIGSGGFFGTGIGLGRPELIPAVHTDFIFSAICEEMGIFGGAGVILLYFLMVYRGIKISLKIEDVFYKALALGITVMVGFQTFIIIGGVIKMIPLTGITLPFISYGGSSLISSFIALGVLQAISSGKSFHVEDNHEGK, encoded by the coding sequence ATGGACAACATATATAGTATTTACAAGCCCGTCAGAATGGTCATGCTTTTCAACGTCTTGGCCTTTATCCTTATCTTTTTTTACGAGGGTAATAATGACTATTCCACGCTTTTATGGGGCCTTGGCATTATCATGTTGATTTATCTGGTTTATACTTTGATCAAATGGAAGAGCTGGGGAGACGAGTATCTATTTCTTATAGCCTCAATGCTTGTTAGCATAGGGCTTGTGATGATTTACAGGCTGAATCCTGAAATTGGACAGAAACAAATAATCTGGTTTTTAGGCGGTACCTGCCTGTTTTTTTTCATCTATCTGTTGTTCAATGCACTCCCGGTTTGGAGCTCTAAAAGGCTTTACTATATTTATCCCTTATTATCTTTTATTCTTTTTTCCCTGACATTGTTTTTTGGCAGAAGAATAGGAGGGGCCATCAACTGGATCAGCATAGCCGGCATCACCATACAGCCTTGGGAGATTATAAAGCTTCTATTCGTATTTTTTTCTGCAAGCTACTATAAGCACAGAGATAGCCTTGAAAGCCTAAATTTCACTGTTAAGGGACACGATATTCAAGTGAAAAGCATATATATTTACGGAATCCTCTCGTATATGCACATGGGTTTTCTGATTTTGCAAAGAGAGTGGGGAGGCGCCCTTTTGTTCTTTTCAATTTACTTCACTCTGTTGTATATTTTTGAAAGCAATGTCAAGTTCATGATTGCCAATGTGATTTTAGCGGCTCTCGGCGGATTATCCGGAATTCTTTTTCTTAGCCATATACAGACAAGAATTGATATATGGCTGGATCCCTGGGCTGATATATCCGGAAAAGGATATCAAATTACACAATCTCTTTTTGCCATAGGCAGCGGAGGATTTTTTGGTACCGGAATTGGCCTTGGAAGACCGGAACTTATACCCGCAGTCCACACTGATTTTATCTTTTCAGCAATATGTGAGGAAATGGGCATTTTCGGAGGTGCTGGCGTAATTTTACTTTATTTTCTTATGGTATACAGGGGGATAAAGATTTCTCTAAAAATCGAAGATGTTTTTTACAAGGCTCTCGCTCTTGGCATTACTGTCATGGTGGGTTTTCAAACCTTTATAATAATAGGTGGCGTGATTAAGATGATTCCCCTCACAGGCATTACCCTTCCGTTTATTAGTTATGGAGGAAGCTCACTGATTTCAAGCTTTATAGCCCTGGGCGTGCTACAGGCAATTTCAAGTGGAAAATCATTTCACGTGGAGGACAATCATGAAGGAAAATAA
- a CDS encoding ABC transporter permease codes for MKIFYNRTGFLTLLFREIHRFSRVSIQTILAPLISNILYLGIFSGILSTRSIAFEGFNYLQFLVPGLATMGAIFASFQNPSFSLISQKYMNTVQDLNSYPISDIEKTTAFILGGMVRGTLIGTLTYVATLPFVRSGIYSPVFFFFSLMLTSFVFSSIGFISGLALDGFEKMNFVLSIVITPMSYLGGVFFEISKLSGILSAIRFINPIYPLVNITRYAYLGVYEDNIYVHGALALIFMIISFTASLTVFKRGTGIKIQ; via the coding sequence ATGAAGATATTTTACAATAGAACTGGATTTTTAACATTGCTGTTTCGCGAGATACACAGGTTTTCCAGAGTGTCCATTCAAACTATATTGGCTCCGTTGATATCAAATATCCTTTATCTTGGGATATTCAGCGGAATACTGAGCACCAGGTCTATTGCCTTTGAAGGATTCAACTACCTGCAGTTTCTAGTTCCTGGTCTTGCTACGATGGGTGCTATTTTTGCATCATTTCAAAACCCGTCTTTTTCACTGATATCGCAAAAGTACATGAATACGGTTCAAGATCTAAACAGCTACCCCATATCAGATATAGAAAAGACTACAGCTTTCATATTGGGGGGCATGGTGAGGGGAACTCTTATAGGGACGTTGACCTACGTCGCCACTCTACCCTTTGTTAGAAGCGGGATCTACTCCCCTGTTTTCTTCTTCTTCTCATTGATGCTTACCTCTTTTGTGTTTTCTTCAATAGGATTCATATCCGGTTTGGCACTTGATGGATTCGAGAAGATGAACTTCGTTTTATCTATAGTGATAACTCCGATGTCATACCTTGGAGGGGTGTTTTTTGAGATATCCAAGCTGAGCGGCATACTTTCTGCAATTAGATTCATAAACCCGATATATCCCCTGGTCAATATCACCAGATACGCATACCTGGGAGTCTATGAGGACAATATCTATGTACATGGCGCTTTGGCATTGATCTTTATGATAATCAGCTTTACAGCATCTCTGACCGTGTTCAAGCGTGGAACGGGAATTAAAATACAATGA
- a CDS encoding aromatic acid exporter family protein translates to MKNTLYLTLKITVGVLLASITGKLLGLDYYMSAGVITMLSLLEIKRKSLFFGFQRLYTGVIAISIASLFLHLTSFTLWGFGLYLIIFIPVVLKLDAKAGLVVNTVLVSHIYDIGKVDFYVILNELSLLAIGITIALLLNLHVPVYEDKIRKIMKDTDETFKETLNMMASCLESRCKIEGVSSNIAKLRGLIADGLEKSYEYINSYYFKTDDYYSRYFSMRKSQVGRMRYMQEHCKNVFTTLEEAKPLAEFTYAVSREFDEENPATELITRIEDLRNKYRISPLPTTREEFESRAILFQFLNDLEEFIRIKVEFLAS, encoded by the coding sequence ATGAAAAACACTCTTTATCTAACTTTAAAAATAACTGTAGGAGTTTTGTTAGCTTCAATCACAGGAAAGCTTCTGGGACTGGATTACTATATGTCTGCAGGAGTTATAACGATGCTCAGTCTTCTGGAGATTAAGAGAAAGTCGCTGTTTTTCGGATTCCAGAGACTCTACACCGGCGTCATAGCCATCAGCATAGCGTCTTTGTTTCTCCATCTCACATCCTTTACCCTTTGGGGCTTTGGACTTTATCTTATCATCTTCATCCCGGTTGTATTAAAGCTTGATGCCAAGGCGGGACTTGTTGTCAATACCGTGCTGGTCAGCCATATTTACGACATAGGAAAAGTTGACTTCTACGTCATTTTAAACGAGCTTTCTCTTCTTGCCATCGGAATAACAATAGCCCTGTTATTAAATCTCCATGTCCCTGTTTATGAAGACAAGATAAGAAAAATTATGAAAGACACTGACGAAACCTTCAAGGAGACTTTGAACATGATGGCCTCATGCCTGGAGAGCAGGTGTAAAATAGAAGGGGTCAGCTCAAATATTGCCAAGTTGCGTGGACTCATCGCAGATGGTCTTGAAAAGTCCTACGAATATATCAACAGCTACTATTTCAAGACAGATGACTATTATTCCAGGTACTTCTCTATGAGAAAAAGCCAGGTCGGAAGGATGCGCTATATGCAGGAACATTGTAAAAACGTCTTTACTACCCTGGAAGAGGCAAAGCCACTGGCAGAATTTACATATGCGGTGTCAAGGGAATTCGATGAAGAAAATCCTGCAACGGAGCTTATAACGCGGATAGAGGACCTTAGAAACAAATACAGAATTTCACCTCTTCCAACAACTAGGGAAGAGTTTGAAAGCCGGGCAATTCTATTTCAGTTTCTAAATGACCTTGAGGAATTTATCAGGATCAAGGTTGAATTTTTGGCATCCTAG
- a CDS encoding ABC transporter ATP-binding protein — translation MSENQFKSRSHQDHKPGGNPLRPGGGPMRAMQMPVEKPKDFKGTFRRLLLYLKPYKIHLVTVFFLALASTTFNIGAPRVMALAVNKLQEGFVSSLGIDFDYIAKILVILTAMYVLSSLFNLSMGLVMSGVSQKTVRDLRREVDLKFSKLPLSYYDKHPHGDMLSRVTNDVDTIANTLQQSLTQMITSTVSIIGYIVMMLTISPVLTLIVIATLPFYVIVTANVAKRAQKYFAAQQKELGDLSAHVEEMFSGHKIVKAYNMESDSIKKFKEVNERLYNQGWKAQFVSGIMFPLMNIISNVGYVFISVIGGIWITGDILKIGDILAFIQYSRSFTMPIVQTSNIANILQSTIACAERVFQVLDETEEVSDNKEDDFNDKLEGSVEFKKVNFSYTPEVPLINDMNLKVERGHTVAIVGPTGAGKTTLVNLLMRFYEIDSGAITLGGVDIRNLSRSRLRRHFGMVLQDTWLFNGTIRDNILYGREKATEDEMISAATAARADHFIRTLQDGYDTVLNEEASNLSQGQKQLITIARALLADPQILILDEATSSVDTRTELLIQEAMGTLMKNRTNFVIAHRLSTIKNAETILVMDKGSIIEMGNHYELMEENGFYADLYKSQFAGYEI, via the coding sequence ATGAGTGAAAATCAATTTAAAAGCAGAAGTCACCAAGACCATAAACCCGGTGGAAATCCTTTGCGCCCGGGGGGAGGTCCCATGCGGGCCATGCAGATGCCAGTTGAAAAGCCAAAGGATTTCAAAGGAACATTCAGAAGGCTTTTATTGTATCTGAAGCCATACAAAATTCACCTGGTCACAGTGTTTTTTCTTGCACTGGCAAGCACTACCTTCAATATCGGGGCACCCAGGGTGATGGCACTTGCAGTCAACAAGCTGCAGGAGGGCTTTGTGTCTTCCCTTGGCATCGACTTCGATTATATCGCCAAGATACTTGTTATTCTGACGGCAATGTACGTTTTAAGCTCCCTTTTCAATTTATCCATGGGACTTGTAATGTCTGGAGTATCCCAAAAGACTGTTCGAGATCTTAGAAGGGAGGTTGATCTTAAGTTTTCAAAGCTTCCCCTAAGCTATTACGACAAGCATCCTCACGGAGACATGTTAAGCCGTGTGACCAATGATGTTGATACAATAGCGAACACCTTGCAGCAAAGCTTAACCCAGATGATAACTTCAACAGTCTCGATTATAGGCTACATAGTAATGATGCTTACGATAAGCCCTGTGCTGACACTAATTGTAATAGCCACCTTGCCATTTTACGTTATCGTTACCGCCAACGTGGCAAAGAGGGCTCAAAAGTACTTTGCGGCTCAGCAAAAGGAACTTGGTGACTTAAGCGCCCATGTGGAGGAGATGTTTTCTGGCCATAAGATCGTCAAAGCCTACAACATGGAATCGGATTCCATTAAAAAATTCAAAGAAGTCAACGAAAGGCTCTACAACCAGGGTTGGAAGGCTCAATTCGTCTCTGGCATCATGTTCCCCCTTATGAATATCATAAGTAACGTTGGCTACGTGTTCATAAGCGTTATCGGAGGCATATGGATAACGGGAGACATACTCAAGATTGGAGATATACTCGCATTTATCCAATACTCAAGGTCATTTACAATGCCCATCGTACAAACTTCAAATATCGCAAACATCCTGCAGTCAACCATCGCTTGCGCCGAGAGGGTGTTCCAGGTTTTAGACGAAACTGAAGAAGTCTCCGATAATAAAGAAGATGACTTTAACGATAAGCTTGAAGGCTCTGTTGAATTCAAGAAAGTAAATTTCAGCTACACCCCGGAAGTCCCATTGATCAATGACATGAACTTAAAGGTGGAACGAGGACACACAGTGGCAATCGTTGGTCCTACAGGGGCAGGAAAGACCACGCTGGTGAACCTATTGATGCGGTTTTACGAAATCGATTCAGGTGCAATAACTCTCGGAGGGGTGGATATAAGAAACCTAAGCAGAAGCAGGCTTAGAAGACATTTTGGGATGGTCTTGCAGGACACCTGGCTTTTTAACGGAACCATTCGTGACAATATTCTCTATGGAAGGGAAAAAGCGACAGAAGATGAGATGATCAGCGCAGCGACTGCAGCAAGAGCTGACCACTTCATCAGGACTTTGCAGGATGGTTACGACACGGTTCTCAACGAAGAGGCAAGCAATCTTTCCCAGGGACAAAAGCAGCTGATTACAATAGCCCGGGCACTGTTGGCAGACCCCCAGATTTTGATCTTGGATGAGGCTACCAGCAGCGTAGACACTAGAACGGAGCTTCTCATACAAGAGGCTATGGGAACCTTGATGAAAAACAGGACCAATTTTGTCATTGCCCACAGGCTTTCCACCATAAAAAACGCAGAAACAATACTTGTAATGGACAAGGGGAGCATAATTGAGATGGGAAATCACTATGAATTAATGGAAGAAAACGGCTTCTATGCAGATTTGTACAAGAGCCAGTTCGCAGGTTATGAGATATGA
- a CDS encoding ABC transporter ATP-binding protein: MIKLAIYLKPFKLQIVFILSLIFLQTIGDLFLPTLMAGIINEGVMKGDTGFIFTTGAQMMVIAVISGISAITAAYLSSKVSVGLGRSLREMVFENVESFSLEEFDLFGTSTLITRNTNDINQIQHVTVMIMRMMISAPMMAVGGVIMALSRDVPLTGMLGIAILFLALFILIVSRQVIPLFTQIQRKVDKLNRVTREKLTGVRVIRAFDTGKLEEKRFDDANTDLTETYIKVNRIMAFMMPVIMLIMNLSSVSILWLGSHRIAGGNMNLGDLSAFTQYAMHIMMSMLMLSMMFVMVPRAQAAANRINEVLEARPGIVDPRIANNNFQKRGSVQFKSVSFSYPGAQNPILKDISFCAKPGEVTAIIGSTGSGKSTIANLLPRFYDTTTGEILIDGVDVKSAAMRDIRNKIGFVPQKAVLFSGTVRENIAVGNPEADTDEIKKAAAIAQAEEFILGFNDKYEHLITQGGSNLSGGQKQRLSIARALVKRPDIYIFDDSFSALDFKTDYKVRKALKDETKDATVIIIAQRVGTVMDADRIIVLDKGKITGTGKHEDLLKSCSVYQEIVSSQMEKEGVS, from the coding sequence ATGATTAAACTTGCAATATATCTAAAACCGTTCAAACTTCAAATTGTATTCATACTTTCTCTAATCTTTCTCCAGACAATCGGAGATCTCTTTTTGCCTACTTTGATGGCAGGCATCATAAACGAAGGCGTGATGAAGGGCGACACGGGCTTTATATTCACAACAGGCGCTCAGATGATGGTTATTGCCGTTATTTCAGGCATAAGCGCCATCACAGCCGCCTATCTCTCTTCAAAGGTGTCTGTGGGTCTTGGAAGGTCTTTAAGGGAAATGGTCTTTGAGAACGTAGAGAGCTTTTCATTGGAGGAATTCGATTTATTTGGCACATCTACCTTGATTACAAGAAATACAAACGACATAAACCAAATCCAACATGTGACGGTAATGATCATGCGCATGATGATTTCAGCTCCCATGATGGCTGTGGGTGGAGTAATCATGGCTCTTTCAAGGGATGTTCCTTTAACGGGAATGCTTGGGATTGCCATATTATTTCTCGCTCTCTTCATATTGATAGTATCAAGACAAGTAATTCCACTCTTTACCCAGATACAGCGCAAGGTGGACAAGCTCAACCGCGTCACCAGGGAAAAGCTAACCGGGGTCAGGGTCATAAGAGCCTTTGACACCGGCAAGCTGGAAGAGAAAAGATTTGATGATGCAAACACTGATTTAACAGAAACTTATATCAAGGTTAACCGCATAATGGCTTTCATGATGCCTGTAATCATGCTGATAATGAACTTAAGCTCAGTATCTATTCTTTGGCTGGGCTCCCACAGGATTGCCGGAGGGAACATGAATTTGGGAGATCTAAGCGCATTTACCCAATACGCTATGCATATAATGATGTCCATGTTAATGCTTTCCATGATGTTCGTCATGGTGCCCAGAGCTCAAGCTGCAGCAAATAGAATAAATGAAGTTCTCGAGGCAAGGCCTGGGATAGTAGACCCAAGGATAGCAAATAATAATTTTCAAAAAAGGGGATCGGTGCAGTTTAAGAGTGTGTCCTTTTCCTATCCGGGAGCTCAAAATCCTATTTTAAAGGATATATCATTCTGTGCTAAACCGGGAGAAGTCACCGCAATAATCGGAAGCACCGGTTCCGGCAAATCTACAATTGCAAACCTGTTGCCTCGGTTTTACGACACGACTACCGGAGAGATTTTAATAGACGGAGTTGACGTAAAATCAGCGGCTATGAGAGATATCAGAAACAAGATAGGGTTTGTTCCGCAAAAAGCCGTATTATTCTCAGGTACCGTCCGTGAAAATATAGCTGTGGGAAACCCGGAAGCTGACACGGATGAAATCAAAAAAGCGGCAGCCATTGCACAAGCTGAAGAATTTATCCTCGGATTCAACGACAAGTACGAACACCTTATAACCCAGGGAGGCAGCAACTTAAGCGGAGGACAAAAACAAAGGTTGTCAATTGCCAGGGCACTGGTTAAAAGACCTGATATATATATTTTTGACGATAGCTTTTCAGCCCTTGATTTTAAGACAGACTACAAGGTGCGAAAGGCTCTTAAAGACGAAACAAAAGATGCCACAGTAATAATAATCGCTCAGAGGGTAGGCACTGTAATGGATGCAGACAGAATCATCGTACTTGACAAGGGAAAAATAACGGGTACAGGAAAGCATGAAGACCTTCTAAAAAGCTGCAGCGTTTATCAGGAAATCGTTTCCTCCCAGATGGAAAAGGAGGGAGTCTCATGA
- the ytvI gene encoding sporulation integral membrane protein YtvI: MNVHFDKKKVIRFFINLAAIIGGTWLVFKTFQYIAPFIFAALLAFLIEPIVGFLIRKKIPRKIASFVAVIFLLGVLSFVATFIVLRIVSEARDLFEVIPGLFNEVYLKVMEISEGSNNLFAGLPDEVAAILRDVLEGIIASAGEIINDLVRRVLNTAISIPSAVIFLFVMILSTYFISSDRDKITNFIHKQAPQIWINRFEDIKISILNSVVRLLRAYMIIMSITFTELLIGFTIIGVQYGLALAAIIAVVDILPVIGTGGFLIPWSIISFINDDFKTGISLLVLYGIVMIVRQLIEPKIVGSQIGVHPVLTLGAMFVGIKTLGGIGIIMGPIIFLILKSVVQVVFRHQSLKELLLSEDKK; this comes from the coding sequence GTGAACGTTCATTTTGATAAGAAGAAAGTCATAAGATTTTTTATTAACCTAGCTGCAATTATTGGTGGAACTTGGTTGGTATTTAAAACATTTCAATATATAGCTCCTTTTATATTTGCCGCGTTATTGGCTTTTTTGATCGAGCCTATTGTGGGGTTTTTAATCCGGAAAAAGATACCAAGGAAAATCGCCTCCTTTGTAGCGGTTATATTCCTTTTGGGAGTGCTTTCATTTGTGGCCACTTTTATTGTCTTAAGAATCGTCTCAGAAGCAAGGGATTTATTTGAGGTAATCCCTGGTCTGTTTAATGAGGTTTACCTAAAGGTGATGGAAATAAGTGAAGGCAGCAATAATCTCTTTGCCGGATTGCCTGATGAAGTAGCAGCCATTTTGAGAGATGTCTTGGAGGGTATCATAGCATCTGCAGGAGAAATAATAAACGACCTTGTGAGAAGGGTATTGAACACAGCCATATCCATACCTTCAGCTGTAATATTTTTATTTGTGATGATTCTTTCCACATATTTTATTTCCAGCGACAGGGATAAAATAACAAATTTTATACACAAACAGGCACCCCAAATTTGGATAAACAGATTTGAAGACATAAAGATAAGTATACTTAATTCAGTAGTTAGACTGCTCAGGGCTTACATGATCATAATGAGCATTACTTTTACAGAACTTCTCATAGGATTTACAATAATAGGAGTGCAATATGGACTGGCATTAGCGGCAATAATCGCAGTGGTTGATATTTTGCCGGTCATAGGTACAGGAGGATTTTTAATACCCTGGTCCATAATTTCATTTATCAATGATGACTTCAAGACAGGAATTTCCTTATTGGTCCTTTACGGCATCGTTATGATCGTAAGGCAGTTGATCGAACCAAAGATAGTAGGCTCTCAGATTGGCGTACATCCTGTTTTGACCTTGGGGGCTATGTTTGTAGGAATTAAGACCCTTGGTGGCATAGGTATCATTATGGGTCCTATTATCTTTCTCATATTGAAAAGCGTAGTACAAGTTGTTTTCAGGCACCAGTCCCTCAAGGAGCTGCTCCTTTCAGAGGACAAAAAATGA